Below is a window of Pseudodesulfovibrio sp. 5S69 DNA.
GCCGTGATCAATTCCAGGGGGTGCACGTCCATGCGGACGTGGCCGTCCCGAACCCGGAAGGCGTGGACCGCGATGCGGTGCTCGCCTGCATTCCCATCGGGGAGAAGACGCTGACCCTGACCTCCGGCGGCATGAGCGTGCCGGGGATCGAGGTCCCCTGCTTCGCTCCGGGCGTGAGCAACATCGTCGTGGCCTGCGCCGCCCTGACCGTCTCCATCGAGACGGACCTGGGCGAAGGGTCGGGCGGATCGGACAAACAGGCCTGCGGATGCGCCGCCAAGGCCAAATAACCTACAGGAGAGAAAGCAATGGCTCTCAGCAAGAAGACATTGATTCACATGTATGAAACCATGAACAAGATCCGCTTGTTCGAGCAGAAACTGCAGGAGTTCTTCGCCGCGGGCGAGATTCCGGGCTTCGTACACCTCTACCTCGGTGAGGAAGCCGTAGCCACCGGCGCCTGCTCGGTGCTGACCGACGCCGACACCATCACCTCTACCCACCGCGGCCACGGCCACCTGCTGGCCAAGGGCGGCGACCTGAAGCTGATGATGGCCGAGATCTTCGGCCGTTCCACCGGCTACTGCAAGGGCAAGGGCGGCTCCATGCACATCGCGGACTTCGACCTCGGCATCCTCGGCGCCAACGGCATCGTGGGCGGCGGCGGTCCCCTGGCCGTGGGCGCGGCCCTGGCCACGAAGTACAAGAAGGCCAAGGACGTAACCGTCTGCTTCTTCGGCGACGGCGCCTCCAACCAGGGCACCACCCAGGAGGCCCTGAACGCGGCCTCCGCCTGGAAGCTGCCCCTGGTCTTCGTCAACGAGAACAACGGCTACGGCATCTCCTGCCCGCAGTGCAAGTCCATGGCCGTGGTCGACATCGCCGACCGCGCCGCCGCCTATGACATGCCCGGCGTGGTGGTCGACGGCAACGACGTGCTGGCCGTGTACGAGGCCGTCACCGAGGCCGTCAAGCGCGCCCGCAAGGGCGAGGGCCCCTCGCTCATCGAATGCAAGACCTACCGCTGGCGCGGCCACTTCGAGGGCGACGCCTGCACCTATCGCTGCGTTGAGGAGCTGGAAGAGTGGATGGCCAAGGATCCGATCCCCCGCTTCGAGGCCAAGCTGCTTGAAAGCAAGACCTTGACCCAGGCGGAAGTGGACAAGATCAAGGCAAGCATTGCCAAGGACGTGGACGAGGCCGTGGCGTTCGCCAAGGAAAGCCCGATGCCTTCGACCAGCGCGCTCATGGACGACGTATACGCCTAAGCGGCGGTTCACCTTTCACGAATCCATATAAATCCAACGGAGAGTACAATGTCCGAAAAAACATATCTTCAGGCGCTCAATGAAGCATTGAAGCTCGAAATGGAGCGGGATGAGAACGTCTTCATTCTCGGCGAGGACGTGGGGCAGTTCGGTGGTTGTTTCGGCGTGACCCAGGGGCTGTTCGATCAGTTCGGCGAGTCGCGGGTCATGGACACCCCCATCACCGAGAGCACCATCGTCGGCGCTGCCGCCGGCGCCGCCGCCGCCGGGCTGCGGCCCGTGGCCGAACTCATGTTCGTGGACTTCATCGGCGTGGCCATGGACCAGTTGTTCAACCAGGCCGCCAAGATGCGCTTCATGTTCGGCGGCAAGGCCACCGTGCCCATGACCCTGCGCATGCCTCAGGGCGCGGGCATCGGCGCCGCCGCCCAGCACTCCCAGTCCCTGGAGTCCTGGTTCATGAACATCCCCGGCCTCAAGGTGGTCATCCCTTCCACCCCCTATGACGCCAAGGGATTGCTGATCAGCGCCATCCGCGACGAGAACCCGGTGGTCTTCCTGGAGCACAAGCTGCTCTACGGCGTGTCCGGCGAGGTCCCGGACGAGAGCTACACCATCGAGATCGGCAAGGGCGAGGTCAAGCGCGAGGGCACGGACGTGACCATCGTGGCCACCTCCCAGATGGTCTACGCCGCCCTGGAAGCGGCCGAACGCCTCAAGGCCGACGGCATCGACGCCGAGGTCGTGGACCCGCGCTGCCTCCAGCCGCTGGACAAGGACATCATCCTGGATTCCGTCAAGAAGACCCACGCCCTGGTCGTGGCCCACGAGGCCGTGCAGTTCGCCGGTCCCGGCGCCGAGATCGCGGCCATGGTCGCCGAAGAGGCGCTTGATTACCTGGATGCGCCCGTGAGGCGGGTCGGCGCGCCGTTCTGCCCGGTGCCGTTCTCCCCGCCGCTGGAGCAGTTCTACATCCCCAACGCGGACAACATCGTCGAAGCCGTCAAGAGTCTTCGCTAATCCCACACCCTGGCGGGAGGGCGGCTTAGGCCGTCCTCCCGCCGCATTTCATGAGGGCGCCCCATTGAGCATCGCAGCCATACTGGCCAATCCCGCCTCCGGAAAGGACATCCGCCGCCTGGTGGCC
It encodes the following:
- a CDS encoding Lin0512 family protein, yielding MALKRFAIELGYAADLHGEDMTKAAVRAVRDAVSRICLCGIVEICGRDQFQGVHVHADVAVPNPEGVDRDAVLACIPIGEKTLTLTSGGMSVPGIEVPCFAPGVSNIVVACAALTVSIETDLGEGSGGSDKQACGCAAKAK
- a CDS encoding alpha-ketoacid dehydrogenase subunit beta, producing MSEKTYLQALNEALKLEMERDENVFILGEDVGQFGGCFGVTQGLFDQFGESRVMDTPITESTIVGAAAGAAAAGLRPVAELMFVDFIGVAMDQLFNQAAKMRFMFGGKATVPMTLRMPQGAGIGAAAQHSQSLESWFMNIPGLKVVIPSTPYDAKGLLISAIRDENPVVFLEHKLLYGVSGEVPDESYTIEIGKGEVKREGTDVTIVATSQMVYAALEAAERLKADGIDAEVVDPRCLQPLDKDIILDSVKKTHALVVAHEAVQFAGPGAEIAAMVAEEALDYLDAPVRRVGAPFCPVPFSPPLEQFYIPNADNIVEAVKSLR
- a CDS encoding thiamine pyrophosphate-dependent dehydrogenase E1 component subunit alpha codes for the protein MALSKKTLIHMYETMNKIRLFEQKLQEFFAAGEIPGFVHLYLGEEAVATGACSVLTDADTITSTHRGHGHLLAKGGDLKLMMAEIFGRSTGYCKGKGGSMHIADFDLGILGANGIVGGGGPLAVGAALATKYKKAKDVTVCFFGDGASNQGTTQEALNAASAWKLPLVFVNENNGYGISCPQCKSMAVVDIADRAAAYDMPGVVVDGNDVLAVYEAVTEAVKRARKGEGPSLIECKTYRWRGHFEGDACTYRCVEELEEWMAKDPIPRFEAKLLESKTLTQAEVDKIKASIAKDVDEAVAFAKESPMPSTSALMDDVYA